From one Oscillatoria sp. FACHB-1407 genomic stretch:
- the fxsT gene encoding FxSxx-COOH system tetratricopeptide repeat protein yields the protein MPYQRNPHFTGRLQLLDDLHNTLMGTGITALNQVAAIAGLGGIGKTQTAVEYAYRHFRDTPTYDWVFWVKADTELAVVTGMADLARSLDLGEGSLDELAGRSLQWLDTHDRWLLIFDNADEPQWVKPWLPRNPKGRVLLTSRAQRFTSLGIRAPLTVNKLSQNESIAFLQDRTDRPSLTPDELAAVTALATALDGLPLALEQAAAYLQRTGVSFAVYWKHYQQQSLTLLEKELPQTGDYPNSVATTWLLNVEEVERRSPASIPILQLSAVLAADDISEALLLNCAEQFELTDCTDELALGEQLAALADFSLIQRERKTTCYSIHRMVQTVIWHRLTPTDQHTWLHRAIAGLTAVFPDVQKIENWAVCKQLTPHVQAIAARPESVALESTDWAWLLVCTGYYLKDQGRYSETEPLYVRSLAIYEQQLGREHPHVASSLNNLAALYRSQGRYSEAEPLYVRSLSIREQQLDREHPDVATSLNNLANLYKSQGRYSEAEPLFVRSLSIREQQLDREHPDVATSLNNLAGLYESQGRYSEAEPLFVRSLAIWEQQLGREHPHVAASLNNLAGLYESQGRYSEAEPLFVRSLAIWEQQLGREHPHVAASLNNLAGLYESQGRYADAEPLYLRSLAIREQQLGREHPDVAISLWNMAGLYYNMNRLTEAKPLISRAVTIFERTLGDQHPDTTNARQWWQTIHHSV from the coding sequence ATTCCCTATCAGCGGAATCCCCATTTCACAGGTCGATTGCAACTGTTGGATGACCTGCACAATACCCTCATGGGGACGGGCATCACCGCATTAAACCAGGTCGCAGCGATCGCTGGCTTAGGGGGCATTGGCAAAACTCAAACCGCTGTGGAGTATGCCTATCGTCATTTCCGTGACACTCCTACCTATGACTGGGTGTTTTGGGTCAAGGCAGACACCGAGTTGGCTGTAGTGACGGGCATGGCAGACCTCGCCCGATCACTCGATTTAGGCGAAGGCAGCTTAGACGAACTGGCAGGGCGATCGCTCCAGTGGCTAGACACCCACGATCGCTGGCTACTGATCTTTGACAACGCCGATGAACCGCAGTGGGTCAAACCCTGGTTGCCGCGCAACCCCAAAGGACGAGTCCTGCTGACTTCACGGGCACAACGGTTCACCAGTCTGGGCATCAGAGCACCCCTCACAGTCAACAAACTCTCACAGAATGAGTCGATCGCTTTTTTGCAAGACCGCACCGATCGCCCCTCCCTGACTCCGGACGAGTTAGCTGCTGTGACTGCCCTGGCAACGGCACTGGATGGGTTGCCTCTGGCATTAGAGCAAGCCGCCGCCTATCTGCAACGCACAGGCGTATCGTTTGCCGTGTATTGGAAGCATTATCAACAGCAATCCCTCACCTTACTGGAAAAAGAACTCCCCCAAACCGGAGACTACCCCAACTCCGTCGCCACCACCTGGCTGTTAAACGTTGAGGAAGTGGAGAGGCGATCGCCCGCCTCTATTCCCATTCTTCAGTTGAGTGCCGTGTTGGCAGCGGATGATATTTCTGAAGCGTTGTTGCTGAACTGTGCTGAGCAATTTGAACTAACGGATTGCACGGATGAACTGGCACTGGGGGAACAACTCGCGGCTCTGGCTGATTTCTCTCTGATTCAACGGGAGCGAAAAACCACCTGCTACAGCATTCACCGCATGGTGCAGACCGTCATCTGGCACCGCCTCACCCCCACCGACCAACACACCTGGCTGCACCGAGCTATCGCCGGATTAACAGCCGTTTTCCCGGATGTGCAAAAGATTGAAAACTGGGCAGTCTGTAAACAATTAACCCCTCACGTGCAAGCAATTGCAGCCCGACCAGAATCAGTTGCATTGGAAAGCACTGACTGGGCATGGCTGCTGGTTTGTACAGGGTATTATCTGAAGGATCAAGGACGCTACAGCGAGACAGAACCGCTCTATGTGCGATCGCTTGCCATCTATGAACAGCAGTTGGGCAGGGAGCATCCCCATGTCGCCTCCAGCCTCAACAATCTGGCAGCACTCTACCGTTCGCAGGGACGCTACAGTGAGGCAGAACCGCTCTATGTCCGATCGCTCTCCATCAGAGAACAGCAGTTGGACAGGGAGCATCCCGATGTCGCCACCAGCCTCAACAATCTGGCAAACCTCTACAAGTCGCAGGGACGCTACAGTGAGGCAGAACCGCTCTTTGTCCGATCGCTCTCCATCAGAGAACAGCAGTTGGACAGGGAGCATCCCGATGTCGCCACCAGCCTCAACAATCTAGCAGGACTCTACGAGTCGCAGGGACGCTACAGTGAGGCAGAACCGCTCTTTGTGCGATCGCTCGCCATCTGGGAACAGCAGTTGGGCAGGGAGCATCCCCATGTCGCCGCCAGCCTCAACAATCTGGCAGGACTCTACGAGTCGCAGGGACGCTACAGTGAGGCAGAACCGCTCTTTGTGCGATCGCTCGCCATCTGGGAACAGCAGTTGGGCAGGGAGCATCCCCATGTCGCCGCCAGCCTCAACAATCTGGCAGGACTCTACGAGTCGCAGGGACGCTACGCTGATGCCGAGCCGCTCTATCTGCGATCGCTCGCCATCCGAGAACAGCAGTTGGGCAGGGAGCATCCCGATGTCGCCATTAGTTTATGGAATATGGCAGGACTCTACTACAACATGAATCGACTCACTGAAGCAAAACCTTTGATTAGCCGAGCGGTAACCATTTTTGAGCGCACCTTGGGCGATCAGCATCCTGATACAACTAATGCCCGTCAGTGGTGGCAAACTATTCATCATTCGGTCTAA